The proteins below come from a single Microbacterium sp. BK668 genomic window:
- a CDS encoding PIG-L deacetylase family protein, which produces MADNGSTMLVVSAHAGDFVWRAGGAIAATTLRGGRAVVVCLSYGERGESASQWLQGKSLDEIKAIRRDEASAAASALGAGIEFLDLGDYPLVESEDAVAKLVDVYRRVQPTVVLTHPLADPYNGDHPAAARMALQARVLAQAIGVANSDGSFPGEDDIIGAPPVFFFEPHQPEQSDFKPNVLLDITEAFPLKRAAMECLPAQKHMWSYYTDLAIRRGVQVRRNAGPNLGLPHETMGEAYVRYFPQVTGVLE; this is translated from the coding sequence ATGGCCGACAACGGGTCCACGATGCTGGTCGTGAGCGCTCATGCGGGCGACTTCGTCTGGCGCGCCGGCGGCGCCATCGCCGCGACCACCCTGCGCGGCGGGCGCGCGGTCGTGGTGTGCCTCTCCTATGGAGAGCGCGGCGAGTCGGCGAGCCAGTGGCTGCAGGGCAAGAGCCTCGACGAGATCAAGGCGATCCGGCGCGACGAGGCGTCGGCTGCGGCATCCGCCCTGGGAGCGGGCATCGAGTTCCTCGACCTCGGTGACTACCCGCTCGTGGAGTCCGAGGATGCTGTCGCCAAGCTCGTCGACGTGTACCGGCGTGTGCAGCCCACCGTCGTGCTGACGCATCCGCTCGCCGACCCGTACAACGGCGACCACCCCGCCGCCGCCCGGATGGCCCTGCAGGCCCGGGTGCTCGCGCAGGCGATCGGCGTCGCGAACTCGGACGGCTCGTTCCCCGGCGAGGACGACATCATCGGCGCCCCTCCGGTCTTCTTCTTCGAACCCCACCAGCCCGAGCAGAGCGACTTCAAGCCGAACGTCCTGCTCGACATCACCGAGGCCTTCCCGCTCAAGCGCGCGGCGATGGAGTGCCTGCCCGCGCAGAAGCACATGTGGTCGTACTACACCGACCTCGCGATCCGCCGCGGGGTGCAGGTCAGGCGCAACGCCGGCCCCAACCTCGGCCTCCCGCACGAGACGATGGGCGAGGCCTACGTCCGCTACTTCCCGCAGGTGACAGGCGTGCTCGAGTGA
- a CDS encoding 4-carboxy-4-hydroxy-2-oxoadipate aldolase/oxaloacetate decarboxylase translates to MSAEPVIVTDIARADAATVDALAVHGVATVHEAMGRTGLVGPGIRPIQDGARIAGSAVTVLSWPGDNLMIHAAIEQCREGDVLVIATTSPSTDGAFGDLFATALKARGVRGLVTTTGVRDVADLRAMGFPVWSSAVHAQGTVKATPGSVNVPIVVSGATVRPGDVVVADDDGVVIVPRQEAAEALRAADARVEKEAADRTAYGSGAQLSLDRKGLRQTLADLGVRYVTQAEYDDGGR, encoded by the coding sequence GTGAGCGCAGAGCCCGTGATCGTCACCGACATCGCAAGAGCGGATGCCGCGACCGTCGATGCTCTCGCCGTCCACGGCGTCGCGACGGTGCACGAGGCGATGGGGCGGACCGGACTCGTCGGCCCCGGCATCCGTCCCATCCAGGACGGTGCGCGCATCGCGGGCTCCGCCGTGACGGTGCTGTCCTGGCCGGGCGACAACCTCATGATCCACGCGGCGATCGAGCAGTGCCGGGAAGGCGACGTGCTCGTCATCGCGACGACCTCGCCGTCGACCGACGGCGCATTCGGCGACCTCTTCGCGACGGCGCTCAAGGCGCGCGGAGTGCGCGGTCTCGTCACGACGACGGGAGTCCGGGATGTCGCGGACCTCCGCGCGATGGGATTCCCGGTGTGGTCCAGCGCCGTGCACGCACAGGGCACGGTCAAGGCGACGCCCGGCTCGGTGAACGTGCCGATCGTCGTCTCCGGCGCGACCGTGCGACCGGGCGACGTGGTGGTCGCCGACGACGACGGGGTCGTGATCGTCCCGCGACAGGAGGCCGCCGAAGCGCTGAGAGCCGCCGATGCGCGCGTCGAGAAAGAGGCCGCCGACCGGACCGCCTACGGTTCGGGCGCGCAGCTCAGCCTCGACCGGAAGGGCCTCCGTCAGACCCTCGCCGACCTCGGTGTTCGGTATGTGACGCAGGCGGAATACGACGATGGCGGCCGCTGA